Proteins from one Lentimicrobiaceae bacterium genomic window:
- a CDS encoding rod shape-determining protein gives MGLFSFLTKDIAMDLGTANTIIIYNDKVVVDEPSIIAIDRNSSKVIAVGKKAQLMHGKTPDHIKTVRPLRDGVIADFQSSEYMIREFIKMISAKRGLFPPALRMVICIPSGITEVEERAVKDSAEQAGAKEVRLIHEPMAAAIGIGIDVLEPSGNMIIDIGGGTTEIAVIALGGIVNNMSTRIAGDDFNSDIIEYMRKQHNINVGERTAEQIKIEVGAALSEIDNPPPDYPVHGRDLLNGIPREVYVNYAEIAHALDRSISKIEAAVASALEQTPPELSADIFRTGIYLAGGGSLLRGLDKRISIKTKLPVKIADDPLHAVARGTGIALKNFDKFTFLIK, from the coding sequence ATGGGATTATTTTCGTTTCTGACAAAAGATATAGCGATGGACCTTGGCACAGCCAATACCATCATTATATACAACGACAAAGTGGTCGTCGACGAGCCATCAATAATAGCTATTGATAGAAACAGTTCGAAGGTTATAGCCGTCGGCAAGAAGGCTCAACTTATGCACGGTAAAACCCCCGACCACATTAAAACCGTTCGTCCGCTACGCGATGGCGTTATCGCCGACTTCCAATCGTCGGAATACATGATAAGAGAATTTATCAAGATGATTTCTGCTAAGCGCGGACTTTTCCCACCTGCATTGCGCATGGTTATATGTATACCATCGGGAATTACCGAAGTTGAAGAACGTGCCGTTAAAGATTCAGCCGAACAAGCAGGAGCTAAAGAAGTACGACTTATTCACGAACCTATGGCTGCTGCTATTGGTATTGGTATTGACGTGCTTGAACCTAGCGGAAATATGATTATTGATATAGGCGGTGGTACTACCGAAATCGCAGTTATTGCTCTTGGCGGAATAGTTAATAATATGTCGACTCGTATTGCCGGCGACGATTTTAACTCCGACATTATCGAATACATGCGTAAGCAACATAATATCAACGTTGGCGAACGCACAGCCGAACAAATTAAAATTGAAGTCGGTGCTGCTCTCTCCGAGATAGATAATCCTCCACCAGATTATCCTGTTCATGGTAGAGACTTGCTCAACGGTATTCCTCGCGAAGTTTATGTTAACTACGCCGAGATTGCACACGCCTTAGACCGCTCAATATCTAAAATTGAAGCTGCCGTCGCAAGTGCCTTAGAACAAACACCACCCGAACTTTCGGCTGATATTTTTCGCACAGGTATTTATCTTGCCGGTGGCGGTTCATTGCTTAGGGGTTTAGATAAAAGAATTTCTATCAAAACCAAACTGCCTGTCAAAATCGCCGACGACCCGCTTCACGCAGTTGCTAGGGGAACAGGAATTGCTCTGAAAAATTTCGACAAGTTTACTTTCCTTATCAAATAA
- the gyrB gene encoding DNA topoisomerase (ATP-hydrolyzing) subunit B → MSELDIINNQNNNNNNNGNYNAENIQVLEGLEAVRKRPAMYIGDVSSRGLHHLVYEVVDNSIDEALAGFCDFIDVKIHPDNSIEVSDNGRGIPTDLHEKEKRSALEVVMTVLHAGGKFDKGSYKVSGGLHGVGVSCVNALSENLKATVYRNGKIYQQEYSKGKPLYAVKEIGTTDRTGTVISFLPDSSIFTLTEYDYQTLASRLRELAFLNKGITLQLTDLREKDENGEYIFDKFYSEKGLVDFISYLDSNREIIIPEPIYMEGEKNNIPVEIVMQYNTSFSENVHSYVNNINTQEGGTHLSGFRRGLTRTLKSYADKSGLLDKIKIDISGDDFREGLTAIISCKVMEPQFEGQTKTKLGNSEVMGAVDQQVSEMLTHYLEENPRQAKLIVDKVILAATARHAARKARELVQRKNVLSGSGLPGKLSDCSEKDPALCELFLVEGDSAGGTAKQGRDRRYQAILPLRGKILNVEKAMQHKIFDSEEIKNIYTALGVTIGTEEDSKALNLEKLRYHKVVIMTDADVDGSHIATLILTFFFRYMRELIDNGYVYIATPPLYLVKKDGKERYCWTEEERRQIVEEFSTDGSERGIHIQRYKGLGEMNDTQLWDTTMNPEHRTLRQITIENASEADRIFSMLMGDEVAPRREFIEKNARYANIDA, encoded by the coding sequence ATGAGTGAGTTGGATATCATTAATAATCAAAACAACAACAATAATAATAACGGCAATTACAATGCCGAAAACATACAAGTATTAGAAGGATTGGAGGCGGTACGCAAGCGTCCGGCTATGTACATAGGCGATGTTAGCTCTCGAGGTTTACACCATTTAGTTTACGAAGTTGTAGACAACTCTATAGACGAGGCTTTGGCAGGATTTTGCGATTTTATAGATGTAAAAATTCATCCCGATAACTCTATTGAGGTTTCCGATAATGGTCGTGGAATACCTACAGACCTACACGAAAAAGAGAAACGCTCGGCTCTCGAAGTGGTTATGACTGTTTTGCACGCCGGCGGTAAATTCGACAAAGGCTCTTATAAAGTGTCAGGTGGCTTGCACGGTGTGGGAGTCAGCTGCGTTAACGCTCTTTCGGAAAATTTAAAGGCTACAGTTTACCGAAATGGGAAAATTTATCAGCAAGAGTATAGCAAAGGTAAACCTTTGTACGCTGTTAAGGAAATTGGCACAACCGACAGAACGGGAACAGTTATATCTTTCTTGCCCGACTCCTCAATTTTTACACTAACCGAATACGATTATCAAACATTGGCTTCGCGTTTGAGAGAACTTGCATTTTTGAACAAAGGAATAACCTTGCAGCTTACCGACTTGCGCGAAAAAGATGAAAACGGAGAATATATTTTTGATAAGTTCTATTCCGAAAAAGGTCTTGTCGACTTTATTTCATACTTAGATAGCAACAGAGAAATAATAATTCCCGAACCTATATACATGGAAGGGGAAAAGAACAACATTCCTGTTGAAATAGTAATGCAATACAACACGTCTTTTTCGGAAAATGTGCATTCGTACGTAAATAATATCAACACTCAGGAAGGCGGAACACACTTATCGGGTTTCCGTAGAGGTCTCACACGTACGCTTAAATCGTATGCCGATAAGTCGGGATTGTTGGATAAAATTAAGATAGATATTTCGGGAGATGATTTCAGAGAAGGCTTAACAGCTATTATTTCCTGCAAGGTCATGGAACCGCAATTTGAAGGTCAGACAAAAACAAAACTCGGCAATAGCGAAGTTATGGGTGCAGTCGACCAGCAAGTGTCGGAAATGCTTACACATTACCTTGAAGAAAATCCCCGACAGGCTAAACTTATAGTCGATAAAGTTATATTGGCAGCCACAGCTCGTCATGCAGCTCGTAAGGCACGCGAACTAGTACAACGTAAAAATGTACTTTCGGGTAGCGGATTACCCGGAAAACTTAGCGATTGCTCCGAAAAAGACCCTGCACTTTGCGAATTGTTTTTGGTGGAAGGGGATTCTGCAGGTGGTACTGCTAAGCAAGGCAGAGACCGTCGCTATCAGGCTATTTTACCACTCAGAGGTAAAATTCTTAACGTTGAAAAAGCAATGCAGCATAAAATATTCGATAGCGAAGAAATTAAAAATATATACACCGCATTAGGCGTTACCATTGGGACAGAAGAAGACAGCAAGGCTCTTAACTTAGAAAAACTTCGTTATCACAAGGTTGTTATTATGACCGATGCCGACGTTGACGGTAGCCACATTGCTACGCTTATCCTTACTTTCTTTTTCAGGTATATGCGTGAACTTATCGACAACGGTTATGTTTACATTGCAACTCCGCCGCTTTATTTGGTTAAAAAGGACGGAAAGGAAAGATATTGTTGGACAGAAGAAGAGCGAAGACAAATTGTTGAAGAATTTTCAACAGATGGTAGCGAAAGAGGAATTCATATTCAACGCTACAAAGGTCTTGGAGAGATGAACGACACGCAATTGTGGGATACTACAATGAATCCCGAACATCGAACTTTGCGACAGATAACTATAGAAAACGCTTCGGAAGCAGATAGAATTTTCAGCATGCTAATGGGTGACGAAGTTGCTCCTCGCCGTGAGTTTATTGAAAAGAATGCAAGATACGCTAATATAGATGCGTAG
- the purH gene encoding bifunctional phosphoribosylaminoimidazolecarboxamide formyltransferase/IMP cyclohydrolase, whose product MDDKKLIKSALISVYNKDGIEEIAGLLLKNNVKIYSTGGTFEFLKSKGIAATEVEDLTKFPSVFGGRVKTLHPLVFGGILFRRDNTSDLEEQKKYNIPNIDLVIVDLYPFEETVLKTTDNAQIIEKIDIGGISLIRAAAKNYQDVVIIPSTKQYDILIKILTENNAQSDITDRMYLAACAFNVSSHYDTKIFNHFNKEANLPVFKHSEVAATQLRYGENPHQDGYFYGNLDNVFEQLHGKAISYNNIVDIDAAIAMIHDFSEEPTFVIIKHTNACGVSSRTTLSEAWDAALAGDPVSAFGGVIICNKPIDIDTANKMNTLFFEIVLAPGYDKDALEILRSKKNRIILQLKDNLNIVKNQFKSVLNGVIQQQKDFYKHNTDKNWEVKSTVQPTNKQIEDLIFANTVVKHLKSNAIVLVKDKQLLGCGCGMTSRVDAVKQAVNKAKENGFSLKGAVMASDAFFPFSDSAELAHSEGITAIIEPGGSIKDIDTIEFCNKAGIALVFTGIRHFKH is encoded by the coding sequence ATGGATGATAAAAAATTAATAAAATCGGCTTTGATTTCGGTGTATAACAAAGATGGAATTGAAGAAATCGCCGGTTTATTACTGAAAAACAATGTTAAAATTTATTCTACCGGTGGCACTTTTGAGTTCCTGAAGTCGAAAGGTATTGCCGCTACTGAGGTTGAAGACCTTACAAAGTTCCCTTCTGTATTCGGCGGTAGAGTTAAAACATTGCATCCTTTGGTTTTTGGGGGAATTTTGTTTCGCCGCGATAACACTTCCGACCTCGAAGAACAGAAAAAATACAATATCCCGAATATAGACCTTGTCATTGTGGATTTGTATCCCTTTGAAGAAACCGTTTTGAAAACGACCGACAATGCTCAAATAATAGAGAAAATTGATATAGGCGGAATTTCGCTAATACGTGCTGCTGCCAAAAATTACCAAGATGTTGTAATAATTCCTTCAACCAAGCAATACGACATACTTATCAAGATTTTGACCGAGAATAATGCACAATCGGATATTACCGACAGAATGTATTTGGCTGCTTGTGCTTTCAACGTATCGTCGCATTACGACACTAAAATTTTTAATCATTTTAATAAAGAAGCAAATCTTCCTGTTTTCAAACACTCCGAAGTTGCTGCTACCCAACTGCGATACGGCGAAAATCCTCATCAAGACGGGTACTTTTACGGCAATTTGGACAATGTTTTTGAACAACTTCACGGCAAGGCTATTTCGTACAACAATATCGTAGATATAGATGCAGCTATCGCTATGATACACGATTTTTCGGAAGAACCTACTTTTGTAATAATAAAGCATACCAATGCTTGCGGTGTTTCGAGCAGAACCACACTAAGCGAAGCTTGGGATGCAGCCCTTGCCGGCGACCCTGTTTCGGCTTTTGGCGGAGTTATAATCTGTAACAAACCCATAGACATTGATACAGCTAATAAAATGAACACCTTGTTTTTCGAAATAGTATTAGCTCCAGGCTACGACAAAGATGCTTTGGAAATACTTAGATCGAAGAAAAACAGAATAATATTACAGTTAAAAGACAATTTAAACATTGTTAAAAATCAGTTTAAATCGGTTTTAAACGGCGTTATACAACAGCAAAAAGATTTTTACAAACACAACACTGACAAAAATTGGGAAGTCAAATCTACCGTACAGCCGACCAATAAGCAAATTGAAGACCTGATTTTTGCCAACACAGTTGTAAAGCATTTGAAAAGCAATGCTATAGTGTTGGTGAAAGACAAACAACTTTTAGGTTGCGGATGCGGTATGACCTCACGCGTTGATGCCGTTAAACAAGCTGTCAATAAAGCCAAAGAAAACGGCTTTTCATTAAAAGGAGCTGTTATGGCTTCTGATGCCTTTTTCCCGTTTTCCGACTCGGCTGAGTTGGCTCACAGCGAAGGCATTACTGCAATAATTGAACCCGGTGGATCAATTAAAGACATTGATACGATTGAGTTTTGCAACAAAGCAGGTATAGCTCTCGTTTTCACCGGAATCAGACATTTTAAACATTAA
- the mreC gene encoding rod shape-determining protein MreC gives MNNVLKFIIKNNFILLFVVLEVFALSMFFSSNNYQNTKAMRFHNRVAADFYKRVSTVESFFNLKNENNLLRAENAELYKKLKSSQYICDTAEYSITDTLYKQQYTYVPATVIYNSIDKHNNFIMLNKGKNDNIEKDMAVISPLGAVGIVVSVSDNFCLVMSLLNTSFRLSCKLLNSDEIGSVSWDGKHYKKGLLTDIPFHVEINVGDTVVTSGYSYSFPKGIMVGTVRDYSSTDNSHFYTAKIDYSVNYSSIGSVYIINNLMIKELQKLDSIKNTLIN, from the coding sequence ATGAATAATGTTTTAAAATTTATTATTAAAAATAATTTCATACTGCTTTTTGTTGTCTTGGAAGTTTTTGCTCTGTCAATGTTTTTTTCTTCCAACAACTACCAAAACACTAAGGCTATGCGTTTTCACAACAGAGTTGCAGCCGACTTCTACAAACGCGTTAGTACTGTTGAAAGTTTTTTTAATTTGAAAAACGAAAACAACTTGCTTAGAGCCGAAAACGCCGAACTGTACAAAAAATTAAAATCGTCGCAATATATTTGCGATACCGCTGAATATTCAATTACCGATACTTTGTACAAGCAACAATACACCTACGTTCCGGCAACTGTAATTTACAACAGTATTGACAAGCACAACAATTTTATTATGCTTAATAAAGGCAAAAATGATAATATCGAAAAGGATATGGCTGTAATATCTCCTTTAGGTGCTGTGGGTATTGTCGTTAGTGTTTCCGATAATTTTTGCTTGGTTATGAGTTTGCTTAATACAAGTTTCAGACTTAGCTGCAAACTGCTTAATTCAGATGAAATTGGCTCGGTTTCGTGGGACGGAAAACACTACAAAAAAGGCTTACTTACCGATATTCCTTTTCACGTAGAAATTAATGTTGGCGATACTGTGGTTACCAGCGGCTACTCGTACAGCTTTCCGAAAGGAATTATGGTTGGAACGGTTAGGGATTATTCGTCTACCGACAATTCACACTTTTACACGGCAAAAATTGATTACAGCGTAAATTATAGTTCCATTGGTTCGGTTTATATTATTAACAACCTGATGATAAAAGAGCTTCAAAAACTTGATAGCATTAAAAACACACTCATAAATTAA
- a CDS encoding TlpA disulfide reductase family protein, which yields MKKITLKLFSIVLLLVVTFSCGKKIASDEFKINVTVQPEYEGYALLKKFENDKITTIDSLVFADNKVTFEGKISNPELFYILLPESKQKAIKVFAEGGAVIDVNVNADSVEKAKITGSKTHDLYVSYLDGQSVYETKLSEVYDKYVEAKKSNADEEIIKQIENQYDSVSNEILAYTNKFIEENPKSVISTYLVQSRIYYYDYSELADIITILDESLSGTAYYDYIKRQVEILSSVQPGNQAPDFTLPDAEGKEVGLSSLKGQYVLIDFWASWCGPCRAENPNVVKAYNMYKNKNFTVLGVSLDDNRQDWIDAVEKDKLTWHNVSDLTGWSEIAKQYGVMSIPSNFLIDKDGIIIESNLRGEKLLEKLAEVLK from the coding sequence ATGAAAAAAATTACATTAAAACTCTTTTCAATTGTCTTGTTACTAGTTGTAACATTTAGTTGTGGCAAAAAAATTGCTTCCGACGAATTTAAAATCAACGTTACGGTGCAACCTGAATACGAAGGTTACGCCTTGCTTAAAAAATTTGAGAATGACAAAATAACTACAATCGACTCGCTTGTATTTGCCGACAATAAAGTTACGTTTGAAGGCAAAATAAGCAATCCCGAATTGTTTTATATTTTATTGCCCGAAAGCAAGCAAAAAGCAATAAAAGTTTTTGCCGAAGGTGGTGCTGTTATTGATGTCAATGTTAATGCCGACAGCGTTGAGAAAGCAAAAATTACGGGTTCTAAAACTCACGATTTGTATGTAAGCTACTTAGATGGACAAAGCGTTTACGAAACCAAATTAAGCGAAGTATACGACAAATATGTTGAAGCTAAAAAGAGCAATGCCGATGAAGAAATTATTAAGCAAATAGAAAACCAATACGACTCAGTTAGCAATGAAATACTTGCCTATACTAATAAATTTATAGAAGAAAACCCCAAAAGCGTAATAAGTACGTATTTAGTACAATCGAGAATTTATTATTACGACTATTCCGAACTTGCCGATATTATAACAATTTTAGACGAAAGTTTATCGGGAACAGCATATTATGATTATATCAAACGTCAAGTTGAAATACTAAGCAGTGTGCAACCCGGCAATCAAGCTCCCGACTTTACATTGCCCGACGCCGAAGGTAAAGAAGTTGGTTTAAGCAGCTTAAAAGGTCAGTATGTGCTTATAGATTTTTGGGCTTCGTGGTGTGGTCCTTGTCGTGCCGAAAATCCCAATGTGGTAAAAGCGTACAACATGTACAAAAACAAAAACTTTACCGTTTTGGGTGTATCTTTAGATGATAACAGACAAGACTGGATTGACGCTGTTGAAAAAGACAAACTAACTTGGCACAACGTCAGCGACCTTACAGGTTGGAGCGAAATAGCAAAACAGTACGGAGTTATGAGCATTCCCTCAAACTTCTTGATTGACAAAGACGGAATTATTATTGAGTCTAACCTGAGAGGAGAAAAACTGCTAGAAAAACTTGCTGAGGTTTTGAAATAA
- a CDS encoding tRNA-dihydrouridine synthase family protein, which produces MENLHNYKLYFAPFQGITGHIYRKNWAKHFSGVDRMFTPFFTGVANYKTFSKRQLFELSSTNFGNTKVIPQINSKSSTEILQFAQFCNNLGYDELNWNLGCPFPRVAKRGRGSGLLAKPLDVDNILNEVFADINIKFSIKCRIGYTDKNDIFELLPIFNKYSLSELIVHPRTGNQMYKGDVDLSVFKQVADLYKENLVYNGNILNVSDIQKIQNLTPSVDTYMIGRGLLSNPFLAMQINNINFTNPTETLKSFIDDLLYDYLKQINNDGVVVNILKELWKYLCSSFGDGNGAFNLIKRTQNIDEYQTAVRRIFNEFVVAV; this is translated from the coding sequence GTGGAAAACTTGCATAATTACAAATTGTACTTTGCTCCTTTTCAGGGAATTACAGGTCATATATATCGCAAAAATTGGGCTAAGCACTTTTCGGGTGTCGACAGAATGTTTACACCGTTTTTTACGGGAGTTGCCAATTATAAAACTTTTAGCAAAAGGCAACTTTTTGAATTATCGAGTACCAATTTTGGAAACACAAAAGTAATTCCTCAAATTAATAGCAAAAGTTCTACAGAAATATTGCAGTTTGCTCAATTTTGCAACAATTTAGGCTACGACGAATTAAATTGGAACTTAGGATGTCCGTTTCCCCGTGTTGCAAAGCGTGGCAGGGGTTCCGGATTGCTTGCCAAACCTTTGGACGTTGATAATATACTGAATGAGGTTTTTGCCGATATAAATATTAAGTTTTCTATAAAATGTCGTATTGGTTATACCGACAAAAACGACATTTTTGAACTTTTGCCAATATTCAACAAGTATAGCTTATCCGAATTGATTGTACATCCACGAACAGGCAACCAAATGTACAAAGGAGATGTTGATTTGTCGGTTTTTAAACAGGTTGCCGATTTGTACAAGGAGAATTTAGTCTATAACGGCAATATTTTAAATGTTTCGGATATTCAAAAGATACAAAACCTAACTCCTTCGGTTGATACTTATATGATAGGCAGGGGCTTGCTCAGCAATCCTTTTTTGGCTATGCAAATTAATAACATCAACTTTACTAATCCTACCGAAACATTAAAAAGTTTTATAGACGATTTGCTTTACGATTATTTAAAACAAATAAACAACGACGGAGTTGTGGTTAATATTTTAAAGGAATTGTGGAAATACTTGTGTTCCTCGTTCGGCGATGGCAACGGTGCATTTAATTTAATAAAACGCACACAAAACATAGACGAATACCAAACAGCCGTGCGAAGAATTTTTAACGAATTTGTTGTTGCGGTCTGA
- a CDS encoding ABC transporter permease — translation MHKVYFFIKLIRESLATSINSIMSNKLRAFLSLLGITIGIFSVVVVLSFFQSIERTVRETMEGMGGSTLYIDKYPWVMRGDFAWWDYYKRPTPKYEEYEAVSKKCALAKYSAFTKNFNSQVKYKDKNYEVNIVACTHDFINITHMGIEQGRYFTNTESERGSRVAIVGSNICKNLLGDEDQQHIGKEIMILGNKLKIIGVFEKKGNSVVNTGIDNAVMIPFNFGRKLVNIKSDYMNSSIVVTPKSGVSVEQLSDDLKRIMRAERRLKPKEKDNFAINQMSLLDSVFDNIFGVLNMVSWLIGSFSLLIGGFGIATIMFISVKERTAQIGIKKALGAKSFFILTEFIFEAIFLALIGGVFGLILVYVTTLIFTSLTGIKVVLSFGNILIGLLVSSAIGFISGYFPARKASRLAPVDAMRSSF, via the coding sequence ATGCACAAAGTATATTTTTTCATAAAGCTGATTAGAGAGTCGTTGGCAACATCGATAAACTCTATAATGTCGAACAAATTGCGAGCTTTTTTATCGTTGCTTGGTATAACCATAGGAATTTTTTCGGTAGTTGTAGTTTTATCGTTTTTTCAGAGCATAGAGCGTACCGTAAGGGAAACAATGGAAGGAATGGGAGGAAGTACTTTGTATATTGATAAATACCCCTGGGTTATGAGGGGCGATTTTGCTTGGTGGGATTACTATAAGCGTCCGACTCCTAAATACGAAGAGTACGAGGCTGTAAGCAAAAAGTGCGCATTGGCTAAGTATTCTGCTTTCACCAAAAATTTTAACAGTCAGGTGAAATACAAGGACAAAAACTATGAAGTTAATATTGTAGCCTGCACCCACGATTTTATTAACATTACTCACATGGGTATTGAGCAGGGCAGATACTTCACTAATACGGAATCGGAAAGAGGAAGCAGAGTAGCCATAGTAGGTAGCAATATTTGCAAGAATTTGTTAGGCGACGAAGACCAACAGCATATCGGTAAAGAAATTATGATTTTAGGAAACAAACTGAAAATTATTGGAGTATTTGAGAAAAAGGGTAATTCTGTTGTGAATACGGGAATAGACAATGCTGTTATGATTCCTTTTAATTTTGGGAGGAAATTAGTAAATATCAAATCCGACTACATGAATTCGTCGATAGTTGTAACTCCAAAGTCAGGAGTAAGTGTTGAGCAGTTGAGCGACGACTTGAAACGAATAATGAGAGCCGAAAGAAGACTTAAGCCTAAAGAGAAAGATAATTTTGCTATTAATCAGATGAGTTTGTTGGATTCGGTATTTGATAATATTTTCGGAGTTTTAAACATGGTAAGTTGGCTCATAGGTTCGTTTTCATTACTGATAGGAGGCTTTGGTATTGCTACAATAATGTTTATTTCGGTAAAAGAGCGTACAGCTCAAATAGGAATAAAAAAAGCCCTAGGAGCAAAATCGTTTTTCATACTCACCGAGTTTATTTTTGAAGCTATATTTTTGGCTCTTATAGGCGGAGTGTTCGGACTTATACTTGTTTATGTAACAACACTAATATTTACTTCACTAACCGGAATAAAGGTAGTACTAAGTTTTGGCAATATTCTTATAGGCTT